One genomic region from Clarias gariepinus isolate MV-2021 ecotype Netherlands chromosome 20, CGAR_prim_01v2, whole genome shotgun sequence encodes:
- the LOC128508531 gene encoding OCIA domain-containing protein 1-like, which translates to MAESSSDFTERAAEPSPPVVGAGYTPTEEERRVFKQCDTESFWYRSVPFSVGGMALTQLLITKGKLTSSPRFGSLPKVLFAGMCGYFAGKMSYMKTCQQKFYSLENSPIGDALRQRHRHQQRPPQRFAAPQSELSEDAPSPQFEAFQSESLSESPSSPPDFSYSDTAPLTQPLNLHTHALRDEEEEEVKRKPILYEDLRNKNRENYDITRSQKIVRDTPKKDVKKNKYGDTWEE; encoded by the exons ATGGCCGAATCTTCGTCAGATTTTACAGAACGCGCTGCAGAACCGAGCCCG ccggTGGTAGGGGCGGGTTACACCCCCacagaggaggagaggagagtgTTTAAACAGTGCGACACGGAGAGCTTCTGGTACAGAT CGGTGCCGTTCTCAGTCGGTGGTATGGCCCTCACTCAGCTCCTCATCactaaag GCAAGCTGACGTCATCGCCGCGCTTCGGCTCCCTGCCCAAAGTGTTGT ttgccGGGATGTGTGGTTACTTTGCAGGAAAGATGTCGTACATGAAGACGTGTCAGCAGAAGTTCTACAGTCTGGAGAATTCACCGATCGGAGACGCTCTGAGACAGAGACACCGACATCAGCAGCGTCCACCACA GAGGTTCGCCGCTCCTCAGTCGGAGCTCAGTGAGGACGCGCCGTCGCCTCAGTTTGAAGCTTTTCAGTCTGAGAGTCTCTCCGAGTCGCCGTCTTCGCCTCCTGACTTCAGCTACAGCGACACCGCGCCCTTAACTCAACCCCTCAACCTCCACACAcacg CGCTGCGTgacgaggaggaagaggaagtgaAGAGGAAGCCCATTCTTTACGAAGATCTACGCAACAAGAACAGGGAGAACTACGACATCACACGCAGTCAGAAAATAGTCCGGGACACGCCCAAGAAGGACG TGAAGAAGAACAAATACGGCGATACGTGGGAGGAGTGA